One Candidatus Binatia bacterium DNA segment encodes these proteins:
- a CDS encoding enoyl-CoA hydratase/isomerase family protein encodes MENPEPAVKLDIVEQIATITLNRPENRNSMTPDVLEALAEVITRVRDDREVRCVIITGEGRSFCAGADFKSVGGAWDGEGEFQTRNERSFAMYQPFLSLLEVEVPVIAAMQGHAIGGGLGLAVVCDIRVAAQDSRYGVNFVRLGLHPGMATTWILPRLMGMPRAVELLLTGRIISGTEAAEAGLVNYAVPAAEVLTRARELAKEIAAAAPLAVRWTKQTIYQGQQWDPPTAARYEAHAQSRTFETEDFREGVAAMLEKRTPRFKGR; translated from the coding sequence ATGGAAAATCCCGAACCAGCCGTGAAGTTGGATATCGTCGAGCAGATCGCCACGATCACGCTCAACCGTCCCGAGAATCGCAACAGCATGACGCCGGATGTCCTCGAGGCACTCGCGGAGGTCATCACACGAGTGCGCGACGACCGGGAAGTCCGCTGCGTGATCATTACCGGAGAAGGACGCAGTTTTTGTGCGGGGGCCGATTTCAAATCGGTCGGCGGCGCCTGGGATGGTGAAGGTGAGTTTCAGACGCGCAACGAGCGATCTTTCGCGATGTACCAGCCTTTCCTTTCCTTGCTTGAGGTGGAAGTCCCGGTGATTGCGGCCATGCAGGGGCATGCCATCGGTGGCGGGCTCGGACTTGCGGTTGTCTGCGACATTCGCGTCGCTGCCCAAGACTCCCGATACGGCGTGAACTTCGTGCGACTGGGGCTGCATCCGGGGATGGCAACGACCTGGATCCTGCCGCGACTCATGGGCATGCCGCGTGCAGTGGAGCTGCTTCTGACAGGGCGGATTATCAGCGGTACCGAAGCCGCTGAGGCCGGCCTCGTGAACTATGCGGTCCCGGCAGCCGAGGTCCTTACGCGCGCTCGGGAACTTGCAAAAGAAATTGCCGCAGCAGCACCATTGGCGGTCCGTTGGACCAAGCAAACGATCTATCAAGGCCAGCAGTGGGACCCACCCACAGCCGCGCGCTACGAGGCACACGCACAATCGCGCACCTTTGAAACAGAGGACTTCCGGGAGGGAGTTGCCGCGATGTTGGAGAAACGGACGCCCCGGTTCAAGGGACGTTGA
- a CDS encoding GDSL-type esterase/lipase family protein translates to MFLLGLSIEVAVRISGHAGPFVTDPAFHARPGASYWQYRADRQFTVYGPTDLRTGPLGERRHGPRGPKTGPLVAVFGDSFTFGQAVADHETWPAQLEAALRPRFPGVRVMNFGVQGHSLRMIVAHAQERLQTIRPALVVLAFIGDDLDPGREQKHVDRFGYLARGGPDQPIDRTSELLRAIARQSHGLLWFKHWLMRVVPSSENPEPSALIATVETREQPVAVLPANLPVLIESLADTPLILAELDLAETKKSRWLRRELERRLPEVSLVYMPPNFSSAPDSVWRVPGDGHPSGPAHAIYASTLVPAVSQALEKPAAADALIGTAPGKTP, encoded by the coding sequence GTGTTTCTGCTTGGACTGAGCATCGAAGTAGCGGTGCGAATCAGCGGACATGCGGGTCCGTTTGTGACCGATCCAGCTTTTCATGCCCGGCCCGGCGCATCCTATTGGCAATACCGCGCCGACCGTCAATTCACGGTCTACGGGCCAACCGACCTTCGCACTGGACCTCTGGGCGAGCGAAGGCACGGACCCCGGGGACCGAAAACGGGTCCGCTCGTGGCCGTTTTTGGAGATTCCTTCACGTTCGGCCAGGCGGTTGCAGACCACGAGACCTGGCCTGCCCAATTGGAGGCGGCACTGCGTCCTCGCTTTCCCGGCGTCCGGGTTATGAACTTCGGTGTTCAGGGCCACTCCCTCCGCATGATCGTTGCGCATGCACAGGAGCGATTGCAGACGATTCGCCCGGCGTTGGTCGTGCTGGCGTTCATCGGGGATGACCTCGATCCGGGTCGAGAGCAAAAACATGTCGATCGCTTCGGCTATCTGGCGCGCGGCGGCCCCGATCAGCCGATCGACCGAACATCTGAATTATTAAGGGCAATAGCTCGACAATCGCATGGCCTGTTGTGGTTCAAGCACTGGCTGATGCGAGTCGTCCCGTCGAGCGAGAACCCGGAGCCCAGCGCTCTCATCGCCACCGTGGAGACCCGAGAGCAGCCTGTCGCCGTGCTGCCTGCGAATTTACCGGTCTTGATCGAAAGCCTCGCCGACACGCCCTTGATTCTCGCAGAGCTGGACCTTGCCGAAACGAAGAAGAGTCGATGGCTTCGCCGCGAGCTGGAGCGGAGGCTTCCCGAAGTGTCGTTGGTTTATATGCCGCCGAATTTCAGCTCTGCACCGGATTCCGTATGGCGGGTTCCGGGCGACGGCCATCCTTCTGGACCAGCCCATGCCATTTACGCCTCGACGCTGGTACCGGCGGTCTCGCAGGCCCTCGAAAAACCGGCGGCGGCCGACGCGCTCATCGGCACTGCCCCCGGGAAGACGCCCTAG
- a CDS encoding acetyl-CoA acetyltransferase → MSESLRDKVAIVGAGCCQFGENWDKSREDMIVDACYEAYADAGIESPQDEIDAIFAGAVYPRDGSAEIAEALKIFGKPISVVSDYCQTGTDAFRFGVFAIAAGVYDKVLVVGFDKPKDRGVSGPSVSFDKVRGLPATPAGWFSLCAARYFETYGAGREDLAKIAVKNHHNGTLAPKSMLKKEITVEDVLKARIISWPFGLFDCAAQSDGASAVILTRADLAKQVRDDHVLVKAVTVACSEHPQRDPNFDFLGWKPTQIAAQDAYAMAGISDPFKEIDVVQLHDCFTLTEMLSYEDLGLCEKGSAKDHVASGTFELGGELPVNTDGGLKTFGHPTGATGIRMIYENVKQLQGKAEQRQIKNATTALSHNIGGPPTTCGIAILGMP, encoded by the coding sequence ATGAGTGAATCATTACGCGACAAGGTCGCAATTGTGGGTGCGGGCTGCTGCCAGTTCGGGGAGAACTGGGACAAATCGCGCGAAGATATGATTGTCGATGCGTGCTACGAGGCGTACGCCGATGCCGGCATCGAGAGTCCTCAGGACGAGATCGATGCGATTTTCGCAGGAGCTGTCTATCCCCGCGACGGCAGCGCGGAGATCGCCGAAGCCCTCAAGATTTTCGGCAAGCCGATCTCCGTGGTCTCCGACTACTGCCAGACGGGCACCGATGCCTTTCGATTCGGCGTTTTCGCGATTGCGGCGGGCGTCTACGACAAGGTCCTGGTGGTCGGCTTCGACAAGCCCAAGGATCGTGGAGTCTCCGGGCCGTCTGTGAGCTTCGACAAAGTTCGTGGCCTTCCGGCAACGCCTGCCGGCTGGTTCAGCCTGTGCGCGGCGCGCTATTTCGAAACCTATGGTGCAGGACGCGAGGATCTCGCGAAGATCGCCGTCAAAAATCATCATAATGGGACGCTGGCTCCCAAAAGCATGCTGAAAAAGGAGATCACCGTCGAAGATGTTTTGAAGGCGAGGATCATTTCCTGGCCCTTCGGACTGTTTGATTGCGCGGCTCAATCCGATGGCGCCTCAGCCGTGATCCTGACCCGGGCCGATCTCGCCAAGCAAGTTCGTGATGACCATGTTTTGGTCAAGGCGGTCACGGTAGCTTGCAGCGAGCACCCGCAGCGCGACCCGAACTTTGATTTCCTCGGCTGGAAACCGACCCAGATCGCGGCTCAGGACGCCTATGCGATGGCGGGGATCTCGGATCCGTTCAAGGAGATCGACGTCGTCCAACTGCACGACTGTTTCACTCTTACCGAGATGCTCTCCTACGAAGACCTGGGTCTTTGCGAAAAAGGCTCGGCCAAGGATCATGTCGCGAGCGGCACCTTCGAGCTCGGAGGGGAGCTTCCGGTGAATACCGATGGTGGTCTCAAGACCTTCGGGCACCCGACCGGCGCAACCGGAATCCGGATGATTTACGAGAATGTGAAGCAGCTGCAGGGCAAAGCCGAGCAGCGCCAGATCAAGAATGCCACTACTGCCCTGAGTCATAATATCGGTGGCCCACCGACGACCTGCGGCATCGCGATTCTGGGGATGCCCTAG
- a CDS encoding zinc ribbon domain-containing protein — MSGIRAYGAYIPRTRLPLALIQGRAAKDGGPEKAVAGDDEDVVTMAVAAGIDCLGEIDRNDVDALVFASTSYAQREKQAATVVARALDLKRDVQTQDVSGSLRCGSTALENAIHAVSSGAAHNVLVVAADCRMGSPRGALEAKLGDGAAAFLVSGTDVIAKLDGAHSVANEFQDYWRGDGENFTHAWEDRFIIQEGYTPAMIEVLSALLEKTGHGIGDFASAAIVAPDARSIGGVMKGLGLGREQVQDLLIGRVGNTGAAYGMMLLAASLERARSGDRLLTAAYGDGAHAMAFEVQKAIESLAPRLGVSGHLDRRRPLKSYDSYLKSRGLAAGEWETGKDLGLSATIRYRERDADIGFVGERCTACGQIHFPKQRVCYSCRSKDTFERVRLSDRTGVVLSYTFDFFFPKAEPPTIVVITEVDGCRIQVQMADTEPADVKLDLPVKFTFRKIHDAGGKPNYFWKALPFSAGDVS; from the coding sequence ATGAGTGGAATCAGAGCCTATGGCGCCTATATCCCGAGGACCCGCCTACCTCTTGCCTTGATTCAGGGCCGAGCAGCGAAAGACGGCGGACCAGAGAAAGCGGTCGCTGGAGATGATGAAGATGTCGTCACGATGGCCGTGGCCGCGGGAATCGACTGTCTCGGCGAGATCGACCGGAACGACGTGGATGCGCTTGTTTTCGCCTCGACCAGCTACGCTCAGCGCGAAAAACAGGCCGCCACTGTGGTCGCCCGCGCCCTGGACCTCAAACGCGACGTTCAGACTCAGGACGTATCCGGGTCGCTGCGCTGCGGCAGCACCGCGCTCGAGAACGCGATCCATGCGGTCAGCTCAGGCGCCGCGCACAACGTATTGGTGGTTGCGGCGGACTGTCGGATGGGAAGTCCCCGGGGCGCTCTCGAAGCCAAATTGGGCGACGGAGCCGCCGCCTTTCTGGTCAGCGGCACCGACGTGATCGCCAAACTCGATGGCGCCCATAGTGTTGCCAACGAGTTTCAGGATTATTGGCGCGGTGACGGCGAGAACTTTACCCACGCATGGGAGGACCGGTTCATCATCCAGGAGGGCTACACACCAGCCATGATCGAGGTCCTGAGCGCATTGCTCGAAAAAACCGGCCACGGTATCGGGGACTTCGCGTCCGCGGCCATCGTCGCTCCCGACGCCCGAAGTATTGGCGGGGTCATGAAGGGGCTTGGGCTGGGACGCGAGCAAGTGCAGGATCTTCTTATCGGGCGCGTCGGAAATACCGGCGCTGCATATGGCATGATGCTGCTGGCGGCTTCGCTCGAGCGAGCACGCTCCGGGGACCGCCTGCTCACCGCGGCATACGGAGATGGTGCGCACGCAATGGCCTTCGAGGTCCAGAAAGCGATTGAGAGCCTGGCTCCACGGCTTGGGGTGTCCGGCCATCTCGACCGTCGCCGCCCACTCAAGAGTTACGATTCCTATCTGAAGTCCAGAGGCCTGGCTGCCGGCGAGTGGGAAACGGGCAAGGATCTCGGGCTCTCGGCAACGATTCGATACCGGGAGCGCGACGCTGATATCGGGTTCGTTGGGGAGAGGTGCACGGCTTGTGGCCAGATCCACTTCCCGAAGCAACGTGTCTGCTACTCCTGCCGCTCGAAGGACACCTTCGAGCGTGTTCGTCTCTCGGATCGGACAGGCGTTGTTTTGAGCTACACCTTTGATTTCTTTTTCCCGAAAGCAGAGCCCCCGACGATCGTTGTGATCACCGAGGTCGACGGTTGTCGGATTCAAGTGCAAATGGCTGATACCGAGCCGGCCGACGTGAAACTCGACTTGCCGGTCAAATTTACTTTCCGCAAGATTCACGATGCGGGCGGTAAGCCCAATTATTTCTGGAAGGCCCTGCCCTTCAGCGCTGGAGACGTATCATGA